A window from Candidatus Omnitrophota bacterium encodes these proteins:
- a CDS encoding 3-isopropylmalate dehydratase: protein MSDVIKGAIYVVGDNIDTDQIIPAQYLSLDPSRSDEKAKFGWYALSGVPEAAQGLPKGGTPFSREGQPPGRFPLIVAGKNFGCGSSREHAPIALQQAGVRAVIAEFFARIFYRNCVNGGYLLPCDSPAERLCDVVHTGMEGELVLANTSKPVLYVPALKTSWTLSPLSDIVPMLEAGDLFSYARARGFMPSCPTPLRVNDDHPDD, encoded by the coding sequence ATTTCTGATGTGATCAAGGGCGCGATCTATGTGGTTGGGGATAATATCGACACCGACCAGATCATTCCTGCGCAGTATCTGAGTTTGGATCCCTCACGGTCCGACGAGAAGGCGAAGTTCGGCTGGTACGCGCTCTCTGGGGTGCCGGAAGCCGCGCAAGGGTTGCCCAAGGGCGGCACGCCGTTTAGCCGCGAAGGGCAGCCGCCCGGCCGGTTTCCCCTGATTGTGGCAGGCAAAAATTTTGGGTGCGGTTCGTCTCGGGAGCATGCGCCGATCGCGCTGCAGCAAGCCGGCGTGCGCGCGGTGATCGCCGAGTTTTTTGCCAGGATTTTCTACCGTAACTGCGTCAACGGCGGGTATCTGTTGCCGTGCGATTCGCCGGCTGAGCGGCTCTGCGACGTGGTTCACACCGGCATGGAGGGCGAGCTGGTGCTGGCGAATACGAGCAAGCCGGTGCTGTATGTGCCGGCCCTGAAGACCTCATGGACGCTGAGTCCGCTGAGCGACATTGTTCCGATGTTGGAGGCGGGGGATCTCTTTTCGTATGCTCGGGCGCGAGGCTTCATGCCAAGCTGCCCAACACCATTGCGAGTCAACGATGACCACCCGGACGACTAG
- a CDS encoding 3-isopropylmalate dehydratase large subunit has product MGMTLTEKILARAANRSSVCPGETVWVKADVLMTHDVCGPPTIGIFHEQFGRSAKVWDREKVVIIPDHYIFTKDEKARRNVETLRTFAGEQRLPHYYDPGTKRYKGVCHIALAEEGHTRPGEVLFGTDSHTCTAGAFGEFATGIGNTEAAFVMGTGTLWLRVPHTLRFVFEGALPPYLMAKDLMLTVIGTIGVDGGTYKALEFDGDGVYSLSMEERMTLVNMTIEAGGKNGLINPDQVTINSVAAKTKKPFQALTRDADASYLKEYRFDCRALEPVVAKPSSPDHHATVRSVSGVAIDRAYLGSCTGGKLTDFLAAARVMNGRRVKVNTFVVPATTEIERALETAKIDGQTLKQIFEHAGCVIGPPSCGACLGGPLDTLGRLNEPMVCISSTSRNFPGRMGHKLAQVYLASPLTVAASAVRGVITDPREFLA; this is encoded by the coding sequence ATGGGCATGACACTGACAGAAAAAATCCTCGCCAGAGCGGCGAATCGCTCATCGGTCTGCCCGGGCGAGACCGTATGGGTGAAGGCCGACGTGCTGATGACCCATGATGTGTGCGGGCCGCCCACCATCGGGATTTTCCACGAGCAATTCGGGCGCTCGGCCAAGGTGTGGGATCGGGAAAAAGTCGTGATCATCCCGGATCATTACATCTTCACGAAGGATGAGAAGGCGCGCCGCAACGTCGAAACCCTGCGGACGTTTGCGGGCGAGCAGCGGCTGCCGCACTACTACGACCCGGGCACGAAGCGGTATAAGGGGGTGTGCCACATCGCCTTGGCCGAGGAAGGGCACACGCGCCCCGGCGAAGTCCTTTTCGGCACGGACTCGCATACCTGCACGGCCGGCGCCTTCGGCGAGTTTGCCACCGGCATCGGCAATACCGAAGCGGCGTTCGTGATGGGCACCGGCACCTTATGGCTGCGCGTGCCTCACACGCTGCGGTTCGTGTTCGAGGGCGCGCTGCCGCCGTATCTCATGGCGAAAGACCTGATGCTGACCGTGATTGGAACGATCGGCGTTGATGGCGGCACGTATAAAGCGCTCGAGTTTGATGGCGACGGGGTCTATAGCCTGAGCATGGAAGAGCGCATGACCTTGGTGAATATGACCATCGAAGCCGGAGGGAAAAACGGCCTGATCAATCCGGATCAGGTGACGATCAACAGCGTTGCGGCTAAAACGAAGAAACCGTTTCAAGCCCTCACGAGGGACGCCGACGCCTCGTATCTGAAGGAGTATCGCTTCGACTGCCGCGCCCTGGAGCCGGTTGTCGCGAAACCCTCGAGCCCCGACCATCACGCGACCGTGCGATCCGTCAGCGGGGTGGCGATCGACCGGGCGTACCTGGGGTCCTGCACCGGAGGCAAGCTCACGGACTTCCTCGCTGCGGCGCGGGTGATGAACGGCCGCCGCGTGAAGGTCAACACCTTTGTCGTGCCGGCCACGACGGAGATCGAACGGGCACTCGAGACCGCCAAGATCGACGGGCAGACGCTGAAGCAGATTTTTGAGCACGCCGGCTGCGTGATCGGGCCCCCGTCATGCGGGGCCTGTTTGGGCGGGCCCTTGGACACCCTGGGGCGCCTCAATGAGCCGATGGTGTGTATCAGCTCGACCAGCCGCAATTTCCCGGGTCGGATGGGGCATAAGCTGGCGCAAGTCTACCTGGCGTCGCCCCTGACCGTGGCGGCTTCAGCGGTGCGCGGCGTCATCACCGACCCTCGGGAGTTTTTGGCATGA
- a CDS encoding thiazole synthase, whose translation MNANGLQIGDRAFSSRLIVGTGKYATFGLMRQAIEASGAELVTVAVRRINLDRPNEESLLDYLDRTRLTLLPNTAGCYTAEEAIRTAALGREAGLSNLVKLEVIGDQKTLLPDTEALLRATKELVREGFVVMPYTNDDPIMAKKLQDAGAVCVMPLAAPIGSGLGIINPLNIHFILEAVSVPVIVDAGVGTASDASIVMELGADGVLMNTAIAGASDPVKMATAMRLAVESGRLAFEAGRIPKKPYASASSPMEGLSKGDIRYQTAV comes from the coding sequence ATGAACGCGAACGGATTACAGATTGGTGATCGTGCTTTCTCGTCGAGGCTGATTGTTGGGACGGGGAAGTATGCGACGTTCGGGCTGATGCGCCAGGCGATTGAGGCGAGCGGAGCAGAGCTGGTCACCGTGGCGGTGCGACGGATCAATCTGGATCGGCCAAATGAGGAGAGCCTGCTGGATTATCTTGACCGAACGCGCCTCACCCTGCTGCCGAATACGGCGGGGTGCTACACGGCTGAGGAGGCGATTCGCACCGCCGCGCTTGGTCGGGAGGCTGGGCTGTCCAATCTCGTGAAACTTGAGGTGATCGGCGACCAGAAGACGCTCCTGCCAGATACGGAAGCGCTCCTGCGCGCCACGAAGGAGCTCGTGAGGGAGGGATTCGTGGTCATGCCGTACACGAATGATGATCCGATCATGGCCAAAAAGCTTCAGGATGCCGGGGCGGTGTGCGTGATGCCGCTGGCCGCTCCGATCGGCTCGGGATTAGGCATCATCAATCCGCTGAACATCCACTTCATTCTCGAGGCCGTTTCCGTGCCGGTGATCGTGGATGCCGGGGTGGGCACAGCGTCGGATGCGTCGATCGTGATGGAGCTGGGGGCTGACGGGGTGCTCATGAATACCGCGATCGCCGGCGCTTCGGATCCGGTGAAGATGGCGACGGCAATGCGCCTGGCCGTTGAATCCGGCCGGCTGGCGTTTGAGGCCGGACGGATCCCGAAGAAGCCGTACGCGTCGGCCTCCAGCCCTATGGAAGGCTTGAGCAAGGGCGATATCAGATATCAAACGGCCGTTTGA